Below is a genomic region from Lampris incognitus isolate fLamInc1 chromosome 2, fLamInc1.hap2, whole genome shotgun sequence.
CGCGGGACGTCCGCGCGGTAGACGCAAGGCTGTGGCTGCGAGAGAGCACATGGCCTCCCCACAGGTTTACAGCTTAACGGCACAGCCACCGTGTCATCAATAACTAATGGCACCGCCGGGTCATCAATAACTAATGGCACTGCCGGGTCATCAATAACTAATGGCACCGCCGTGTCATCAGTAACTGGTGGCACCACCGGTCACTACGCGATCGTAGTTTAACGCGGAAGTTCAACAAGCCTAGCCATCTAAGCCAGGTGTCTTTAAACAGCGGCCAACCTGACTGCCGATCCAGACCCGGTTTCCGCGAGTCGTACCTGTCGTTAGACCAGAACAGCTCGGTCGGAGTAGGGTCGTGTCGCAGCGAATGATTTGTTTGCCTACGAGACGTGGTTTCGGCCAAAtctgagttgttgtttttttacaggcaggactgtgagctgggtcAGCTTGTAAGGAGGGTAAATGCCCTTTTTGTTCCTCTTGATATTTTACGGCACATTTTATAAGCGTTTCAGTCGGTTCACAGGCTAAATGCGCTATAAGAGGATCGCTCGCGCTGCGCTGCTCATAGAATGAGAGCGCGTGTCTCGTTACCCACCGTGGGCAAAGTCATGTGTTCACACCACAGAGTCCTGTGGGTACACGCACCCCTGCCACAATCAAGAATCTCATCTCTTAACTTTCACTGATGAAACCGAATAGGCACGTGTCCGGGTTGGTTCATAAACTCAATtcattttttattcttattttttttggccaaaaaaaaagtctgctggagtttgtcccccccccctcccatgttCAGCATTTACTGTCAACAAAGCTGTGACCTTTGTTGTTTGCATTTCCACTGTGCACACATAGGACAGGGATTCCAGATGTCAATCCCTTCATAAAATAAACACTCCACAATGGGTAATATGTTATGTCTGTATGCATTTCAGTCCCATGCAGGGTACAAATAACAGGACATTGACATGAATCAGCCCTCTAAAATGGCTTCTGATCTGCCTTAACACGTATGCCTACACCGTGTACAAGCATTACGAGCTCCCCCAATCATAATGGCCTATTTGGAAAGAATTCACTTATCGTTCTAATTAATTACTCTTGCTGAGTGTTGACTGGACTCAGCCTGTAATGTTTTCCATTCTGGTTAATAAGTGACAGTTCGGACAGTTGAATTACTGGCATAGCTGATGTTGGACTTTTCCCTGCCCACTGCAAACAGCAGCTTACCATCTTTGAGCTTTGTGTGCATTTGTAAAATCAATACCTGTGAGCATGGTATGAAGAGTACTCGACCTATGGAATAGCAGAGCTGATTTATTGGCTTGTAACAGTGTCGGCAGCATATCGACATCATTTGGGAGTCAAAACAAAGCCGGGAAGATTTGCCGAGTGACTTGTAGAGGATTCAAGTTGTCTTTTGAGCTCTGTAGGTCATCTATGAAAGGTTGCACACAATCTGCTTGTTTTTGTGTTCTGTTTGTAATGCTTTTTAACTGGATTTGTCTAGTTCTTGCTCTTTTCATTCTGTCTTAACTAGCGTTGGTGGCAGTGATAGTTGATTAGGCTGACTTTAGTAGGTTTTATTATTGATATTTTTTAAGCCCAAGTTTTAACCTTGTTTCTGATGCTTTTGGAGCTAGATATTGGGTACATGTCACATCTTTCCTTGTTTTTTTCTTGCAGGAGCTAGGACTGGCTGTTAAAGGGCCAGAGGATGTGGAAGGTGGTGTCTCTGATCTTGCCTCTGGTCATGCTATGTGCCCAGGGGGCCAGCGGCAAGGAGGAGCAGGAGGCACAGCATGTTGGCCATGTTTCAGTGGTAATAGTGGGAGGCACAGGGGACTTGGCGAAGAAGTACCTGTGGCAAGGTTTTTTCCAGCTGTACATCAATGAGGTTAGCAGCGGGTATACCTTTTCCTTCTATGGCGGAGGACTGTCGCCTGAAGCCAAGGCCACACCAGCTCTTTTTGAGATCCTTAAGGGTGTGTCCTGTCCGGAGGACGTACCCGTGGAGCAATGTGCCCTGCTAAAAGAACAGTTCCTGCGGCTATCAAAATACTGGCAGCTGAAGACCACAGAAGAGTATCTGGCTCTGGCTAAGCACATTGATCAGGAACTCAAGGAAGAGGGCATGAAGGAGGCTGGCAGGCTCTTTTACCTTTCAGTGCCCGCCTTTGCATATGCAGATGTTGCTGATAAGATTAACAGTAGTTGCAGGCCAGTCAGCGGGGCATGGCTGAGGGTCGTGTTCGAGAAACCCTTTGGCCATGACTTCGGCAGTGCACAAACACTATCAACTCAGCTCAGAAACTCGCTAAAGGAGGAGGAAATGTACAGGATTGACCACTACTTGGGGAAACAGGTAAAGGAACCCCATATCTTTGCAGTAGATTTAAAAACTCAACAATTATTTGATCTTGTTGATGTACTTTTCTACTTTTGTTAAAAGGTCGTTTCTAAGATACTTCCGTTCAGAAAAGAGAACAAGAAGTTTCTAGATCCCATCTGGAACACGCACCATATTGAAAGAGTGGAGATTGTGTTAAAAGAGACCCTGGATGTTAAAGGTGATGAAACCGTTAAGGCCtgtaaaatgtaaaaatctgaggAATACACATTAACATCAGTGATGGAACATTTTCCTGTTACTTTTCTGTCTCCTACTTTTGCCAAGTCCAACTCGGTAAAAGacaacacactactgatttaaTCTATGAACAATGTGTTTGGTATGTGTTTCATATTTTAATGATACTGTTATAAAATGACATGAAAATATCCTAAAATGAAGTAATGTGTCCTTGTTCATCTCTCATGTTGATCCCCCAAAGGCCGCATTCCCTTCTATGATCAGTATGGAGCGATCAGAGATGTTCTCCAGAATCACTTGACAGAGGTCATGACCCTGTTGACCATGAGGGTGCCACAGAATCTGAGTGGCAGTGAAGTTCTCCAGAACAAACTGCAAATCTTCAGTTCCTTGTACCCCTTGGGGAGGCATCAAGCTGTCATAGGCCAGTACCAGGCTTACAACGCAGAGGTCCAGAAGGAGTTGAACAAGACCAAGGATTACCACAGTTTCACACCAACCTTTGCTGGTGAGTGTTAAAAGctttggttttttttccattcTGTGATATTCACTCCATTAAAGGTGCTACGTGTAATATTTCATCTTTTGCGAAGCATAATATAGCTAACTTTCAGCCGTGGTTTCTTAATGCGAGTGGTTGAAACAAAGGCTCGCACACACCCCATACCCCACTCTCAAGATTTCTGCCTACAGAAATATAGAGGCCTAGCCAAATGTTTTGTGTAAGAAACAAGACTTTGCTTGTGCTCGCTGTCTTCAGCAAACTATGCAGTGATCTCAGCGAACAAAATCCACCAAAGGCattcaaaaaaataataaatgcaAATATGCTGTGTATATGCTGCCTTTGCATCGGAATGTAATTGTCTTGCTTGCTTTGGTTTGTTGCGATTATTCACTTTGTTGAATGACAGAGCTCAAGACTCCATCTGAGTTACACACGACAGCTTTTAAATTGTGTGCTGCACTCTCGGTTGGTAAgaaatgcaggaaaaaaaatgtcATTAACCATTTCTTTTCTTATTTCCAGCGGTAATTGCACACATTGATATGGCCCAGTATGATGGATTGCCGATCATAGTGACCTCAGGGAAGATGTTAGATGAGCGGGTGGGGTACGCACGAGTTCTTTTCAAAAATGACGTTTTTTGCATTCAGAACTCTGACAACATTCATTGCAAAAGAAAACAAATTGTTTTTTACTTTGGCCATGGCAGCCTTCAACATCCAGCAATTCTAGTAACTAAAAATCTGTTCAAGCCATCTCTAATAGACAGTGATTGGAAGGAAGTGACACAGCATAAAGATGTTGATATTTTAGGCTTGCCTGTCTCGGACTATTATATACAAGCTCCAAAAGTGGAGAGGGATGCTTATGCAGAACTCATCAGCCAATTTTTTGCTGGACGAAAGGATAGCTTCATTAGCACTGAAAACCTCCTGGCCTCCTGGGGCTTGTGGACACCACTGCTGGACAGCCTGGCCCAATCTTACCCTCGCATCTACCCTGGGGGTGTAGACAATGGGAACCTACTGGACTTCCACCTAAAAGGAAAGGAGCTCAAGTATGCCAGCGAGGCGGTGGTCATGATCATGCCTGACAAACTGCAGGGCTCGACAACAGACAATTACCACGTGATGCAAGGCAAGTTTCGCAGCGCTGACATGGTGTCCGCCTGGGCTGAAGAACTCGTGGAGCAGCTAGCTGTAGATCTGCAGGCAGCGGCTGAGGCAGCATTGAATGAGGGGGGTGTCTTCCATCTTGCCCTCTCAGGAGGCTCCAGTCCACTGGCCCTATTCCAAAGGTTAGCCCAACATCACTTCTCCTTCCCGTGGAGGGACACCCACCTATGGATGGTGGATGAACGCTGTGTGCCCCTCACAGAGCAGGAGTCTAACTTTCACAATTTGCACAACCTCCTGCTCCAGCGTATCAGGATACCATATTACAACATTCACCC
It encodes:
- the h6pd gene encoding GDH/6PGL endoplasmic bifunctional protein, with protein sequence MWKVVSLILPLVMLCAQGASGKEEQEAQHVGHVSVVIVGGTGDLAKKYLWQGFFQLYINEVSSGYTFSFYGGGLSPEAKATPALFEILKGVSCPEDVPVEQCALLKEQFLRLSKYWQLKTTEEYLALAKHIDQELKEEGMKEAGRLFYLSVPAFAYADVADKINSSCRPVSGAWLRVVFEKPFGHDFGSAQTLSTQLRNSLKEEEMYRIDHYLGKQVVSKILPFRKENKKFLDPIWNTHHIERVEIVLKETLDVKGRIPFYDQYGAIRDVLQNHLTEVMTLLTMRVPQNLSGSEVLQNKLQIFSSLYPLGRHQAVIGQYQAYNAEVQKELNKTKDYHSFTPTFAAVIAHIDMAQYDGLPIIVTSGKMLDERVGYARVLFKNDVFCIQNSDNIHCKRKQIVFYFGHGSLQHPAILVTKNLFKPSLIDSDWKEVTQHKDVDILGLPVSDYYIQAPKVERDAYAELISQFFAGRKDSFISTENLLASWGLWTPLLDSLAQSYPRIYPGGVDNGNLLDFHLKGKELKYASEAVVMIMPDKLQGSTTDNYHVMQGKFRSADMVSAWAEELVEQLAVDLQAAAEAALNEGGVFHLALSGGSSPLALFQRLAQHHFSFPWRDTHLWMVDERCVPLTEQESNFHNLHNLLLQRIRIPYYNIHPMPVQLNQRLCVEEDGGALLYEKEITQLVNGSSFHFVILGVGYDGHTASLFPGGKVDGHADSLVVLTESTIKPHQRMSLTLKAINRAHNVALLVMGKGKHEVITQLSRVKDDLNKWPVTGVHPTNGRLVWYIDYDALLG